The DNA segment CAACTGTGAGCATGCTGCTAGCCCGCTGCACCAGGTTGCGGATGCGCCGATGCAGCACCCGGCGCTTGTTGCTATCCAGATCGCTGTAACGATCAGGATGCACTTGGGTCGCAACATGAAAACAAGCCTGTTGAACACTGTTCAACAGGCCGTCTCTAAGCACCTGGAGATAGAGAGCCAAGTGGCGATAGAGCTGGGGGTTGGAGGCCCCCAGCTGGGATTCCAGATCCTCAAGCTGCTGATGGGCAGCCTCCAATGGGGTCACTGGCTTGCTGATCAGGCCGTCTGGCTCATGGCTGCCACTTCGGCAGCGAAATCAGATTTCTCCACCTCAATGCCCTCACCAAGGGTGAAGCGGGTGAAGCGACGCACCTGGATGTTTTCGCCCACCTTGCCGGCCACCTGCTTCACCATCTCCGCCACGGTGACAGCGCTGTCTTTGATGAAAGGCTGATCAAGCAGGGCCAGTTCCTTGAGGCGCTTGCCAATTCGGCCCTCAACGATTTTGACCTTCATCTGCTCGGGTTTGCCCTCGAGATCATCACGACCCATCTCGATGGACTTTTCGCGCTCTGAAACCTCAGCAGGAATCTGATCGATACTTACGTATTCCACACCAGGACAGGCAGCGATCTGCATGGCCACATTGCGCAGCAATTCCTGGAAAACGTCGCCACGGGCTACGAAGTCGGTTTCGCAGTTGACCTCAACCAGCACGCCCACACGAGCGCCGGTGTGGATGTAGCTGCCCACTGCACCTTCAGCGGCGGTGCGTCCAGCCTTTTTCTCAGCGGTCGCAATGCCCTTCTGGCGCAACCATTCGGTGGCTTTGGTGGCATCGCCACCACATTCGGAGAGCGCCTTCTTGCAATCCATCATTCCTGCGCCGGTTTTATCGCGCAGTTCTTTAACTAGCTTTGCCGAAATCTCAGCCATGGGTTGGTATGGGGTACGGGGTACTAATGGTGAAACGATAAGGGGGAAGGGGATCAGCCCTCGTCGTCGCGGCCCTGATCTTGAGCTCCGTGGCGGCCTTCGTTGATGGCATCGGCAAGGCGGCCAAGCACCAGCTGCACGGAACGAACGGCGTCGTCGTTGCAGGGGATCGGCACGTCGCAGAGGTCGGGATCACAGTTGGTGTCGAGCATGGACACCAAGGGAATATCAAGCTTGCGAGCTTCCAGGACAGCGTTGGTTTCACGGCGCTGATCGACCAGCACGACTACGTCGGGCAGGCGGCGCATGTTCTTCAAACCACCGAGATACTTCTGCAGGCGCTCAAGTTCACGGCGCAGCACAGCAGCCTCCTTTTTGGGTCGCATCGCGATGGCGCCCGAACTTTCCATGCGCTCCAGATCCTTGAGCCGATCGATGCGAGCACGCATTGTGGTCCAGTTGGTGAGCATGCCGCCCAGCCAGCGCTGGTTGACGTAGGAGGCGCCGCAACGGGTGGCCTCAATCGCAATTACTTCAGACGCCTGCTTCTTGGTGCCAACAAACAGAAAGCGCTTGCCACTGCGGGCCGCGCTGCGGGTCCACTTGTAGGCGTTGTTCATGCAGACGGCGGTCTGCACCAAATCAATGATGTGAACGCCGTTACGCGCGCAGTAGATGTAGCGCGACATCTTGGGGTTCCAACGGCGCGTTTGGTGCCCAAAGTGGGCACCCGCCTCCATCATCTCGGCAAGAGTTACAACAGCCATAATTTCGGGTTGGGGTTTCGGGTTTGCCTCCACCTGCCAGGGATCCAGAACAACCCATACGACCAGAAGGGCCGACGGGCATTGCTGCTCGGATCACCCGAAACACGCAGGTGTGCGGTGTGATTTGTACTTAGGCACCTTATCAAATAGGGCTAGGGGCTGGACCTGGGCCCTTGAGTGCTTGGGCTTCTGCAAACAGAGCCCGCACTCCCAGGCGGTTGAGAGGCACTCGCAGCAGCTCCATGGCCACACCGGGATGGCCGCTGCGGATCAACCAGGCCAGCAGGGGACGCAGGCTGCGTTCGTTGAGCAGGCCGCCCAGGGTGAGCGCCTCCCAGAGCAGGCGATGCAGCCAAGTGAACTGAATTATCAGCCTCACCCGCCGGGTGGGGTGCTTTTGGTAGAAGACCAGTCCCATTTTTGCTCGCTCCCTCTCCACCCGAATCAAGTCGGGGATCTGATCCAAATTCAGGGCCGGATGCCAGTGATAGCCAACGGCCTCCGGGCAGCGCACCAGGCCAACTCCAAGCCGCCGCAGTCGTTCGCCGAGCTCCAGGTCTTCCCAGCCATACAAACGGAAGCTCGTGTCAAACAGGCCGGCCTGCTCAAGCAGCTGTCGATCAATCGCCACGTTGCCGGTGGCGAAATAGGCAAAGGAATAATCCTGAAGCTTGTGTGGTTCGCTGCAGGGATCCTGGAAATTTGCCGTGTTTATGACGGCCCCATAGGTGAAACAGCGGCGGTTGCCGCGCCGCTGCCACTCGCGCTCTAGGGCTGCAGCGTGGCTGCGCAGAAAGCTGGGGGTGACCACCAAGTCGCTGTCGATGAAAACGACCACGTCGCCACGGGCTGCCTCCACACCCCGATTGCGGCCCTCAGCAGGACCACCGTGCTCCTGCTCGATCAGTCGCAGGTGCGGCAGCTGCACGTTGTGCTGCCGCAGCCAGCTAACGGTGGCATCGGTTGAGCCATCGTCGACCAGCACAACCTCGTAGCCCGTGATCTCTGCTGAGGGATCCTGGTCCTCTAGGGCCAGCAGGCACTTCTGCAGGATCGGCAAGCGGTTGTAGGTGGGGATGACGACGCTGAGGAACATCGGGGTCGCCGCGAGGGTCTAAACAGCAAAAAGGGGATCCCTCCGGATCCCCTCAGCGATGCAAGGGCTGCACTGATCAGTCGGCGGCGCCACCGTTGTTGGCTGTGCCCGTCACACCATTGCCGGCGCCTTCACCGCGGCCGTCGTTGCGCAGCTTGCGCTTCTTGAATTTGCGCGCGTAGGAGCGATTGCGCTCTTGCTTTTCCTTCTTGAGATTCCTGCGCTTAGCCATGCGAGCGGCGTGTTGGAGAGATGCGAATTTCCACCTTACTCAATTGCGAAGGCGCCGTTGCTCAACTGACCGTCCTCCATCTGCACAAGTCGGTCTGCCACATCAAGAATCCGAGGGTCGTGGGTCACCATCAACACACCGCATCCCTGGTCTTTAGCTAGCCCCTTAAGCAGCTCGACCACCTCACGGCCGGTACGGGAATCCAGCGATGCCGTGGGCTCATCGGCCAATAGGAGCTGGGGCCTGGCGGCTAGAGCCCTAGCGATCGAAACCCTTTGCTTCTGCCCACCGGAGAGATCATGGGGCAGCTTGCCGAGATGGTCGCTCAACCCCACGGCCCGCAACCATTCCCGAGATCTATCCCTACGGGCTCGATAACTGAGCCCTTGCAGCAAGTCTGCACCCATCTGTACGTTTTGCTCTGCCGTAAGGCACCTGAGCAGGTTGTGGCCCTGAATGATCATGCCGATCCTGCGGCGCAATTTGAGCCGGGCGGTCCGACTTGCTCCCCTGAGCTCTTCGCCAAACACCTGGACCGAGCCCTCCTGCACCTGGCGCAGAGCTCCAATCAGTGTCAAGAGGGTTGTTTTGCCGCAGCCGGAGGGACCGGTAAGTAGCACCACCTCACCGGGATCAACGCAAAGGCTGATGTCCTGGAGCACCTGGCGGCGATTGACGCCACTGCCAAATGAGTGCCTCAAGCCATCCAGGCGCACCATCGCAGCCATCAGAAAATCTCCGCG comes from the Cyanobium sp. Tous-M-B4 genome and includes:
- the tsf gene encoding translation elongation factor Ts encodes the protein MAEISAKLVKELRDKTGAGMMDCKKALSECGGDATKATEWLRQKGIATAEKKAGRTAAEGAVGSYIHTGARVGVLVEVNCETDFVARGDVFQELLRNVAMQIAACPGVEYVSIDQIPAEVSEREKSIEMGRDDLEGKPEQMKVKIVEGRIGKRLKELALLDQPFIKDSAVTVAEMVKQVAGKVGENIQVRRFTRFTLGEGIEVEKSDFAAEVAAMSQTA
- the rpsB gene encoding 30S ribosomal protein S2, which translates into the protein MAVVTLAEMMEAGAHFGHQTRRWNPKMSRYIYCARNGVHIIDLVQTAVCMNNAYKWTRSAARSGKRFLFVGTKKQASEVIAIEATRCGASYVNQRWLGGMLTNWTTMRARIDRLKDLERMESSGAIAMRPKKEAAVLRRELERLQKYLGGLKNMRRLPDVVVLVDQRRETNAVLEARKLDIPLVSMLDTNCDPDLCDVPIPCNDDAVRSVQLVLGRLADAINEGRHGAQDQGRDDEG
- a CDS encoding glycosyltransferase family 2 protein, with product MFLSVVIPTYNRLPILQKCLLALEDQDPSAEITGYEVVLVDDGSTDATVSWLRQHNVQLPHLRLIEQEHGGPAEGRNRGVEAARGDVVVFIDSDLVVTPSFLRSHAAALEREWQRRGNRRCFTYGAVINTANFQDPCSEPHKLQDYSFAYFATGNVAIDRQLLEQAGLFDTSFRLYGWEDLELGERLRRLGVGLVRCPEAVGYHWHPALNLDQIPDLIRVERERAKMGLVFYQKHPTRRVRLIIQFTWLHRLLWEALTLGGLLNERSLRPLLAWLIRSGHPGVAMELLRVPLNRLGVRALFAEAQALKGPGPAPSPI
- a CDS encoding DevA family ABC transporter ATP-binding protein; its protein translation is MAAMVRLDGLRHSFGSGVNRRQVLQDISLCVDPGEVVLLTGPSGCGKTTLLTLIGALRQVQEGSVQVFGEELRGASRTARLKLRRRIGMIIQGHNLLRCLTAEQNVQMGADLLQGLSYRARRDRSREWLRAVGLSDHLGKLPHDLSGGQKQRVSIARALAARPQLLLADEPTASLDSRTGREVVELLKGLAKDQGCGVLMVTHDPRILDVADRLVQMEDGQLSNGAFAIE